A genome region from Synergistaceae bacterium includes the following:
- the cobS gene encoding adenosylcobinamide-GDP ribazoletransferase, which yields MINIIMATMIAFSFLTTLPVPRLDWTPSRLRYFPAVLPLVGLAIGALGAAFFAWLQFWEVSLTLRAALMTLFYLTATGGLHMDGLMDTCDAVFSRRDRDARLEILSDTHTGAFAVMGCVIVLLLKTGIFSELLGTFRLDSERGKSVVVLLTLIPVYSRAGLGLLLYFPFARKDGLARALGSASTPIGRFVLLITYSIAGVPFVFFGAPVTGALFFCLYGFYCIKTFGGVTGDLLGAFLELSETLMLLTLVATR from the coding sequence ATGATAAACATTATAATGGCAACGATGATCGCTTTTTCGTTTTTGACCACGCTTCCCGTTCCCCGATTGGACTGGACCCCCTCGCGTCTTCGTTACTTTCCCGCTGTACTGCCCCTGGTGGGGCTTGCGATCGGAGCTTTGGGCGCGGCGTTCTTCGCCTGGCTTCAGTTTTGGGAAGTTTCCCTAACGCTTCGGGCCGCGCTGATGACGCTTTTTTATCTGACCGCCACAGGGGGGCTTCACATGGATGGATTGATGGACACCTGTGACGCGGTTTTTTCCCGTCGAGACCGAGACGCCCGGCTCGAAATCCTTTCAGATACCCACACTGGGGCTTTTGCTGTTATGGGATGCGTAATCGTCTTGCTATTGAAGACGGGAATTTTTTCCGAGCTGTTGGGGACCTTTCGCCTTGATTCGGAGAGAGGAAAATCCGTTGTCGTTTTATTGACGCTGATCCCTGTCTACTCGCGCGCCGGCCTGGGCCTTTTGTTGTACTTTCCTTTCGCGCGGAAGGATGGGCTCGCGCGAGCCTTGGGAAGCGCCAGCACCCCAATAGGTCGTTTCGTCCTACTGATAACTTACTCCATTGCGGGGGTTCCTTTTGTTTTCTTCGGCGCGCCTGTGACGGGAGCCCTTTTTTTCTGTCTGTATGGTTTTTACTGCATCAAAACCTTCGGCGGAGTTACCGGCGACCTTCTGGGCGCTTTCCTCGAACTATCGGAAACCCTGATGCTCCTAACGTTGGTCGCGACAAGATGA
- a CDS encoding Cof-type HAD-IIB family hydrolase encodes MKSKLVFFDIDGTLVSYAGKSHVPEPTVEALKRLAQKGHVPAVATGRNLALTRKTASSLGIDSLVCCNGAQGIRKGESLYEVFLSEDFTQNFRSEFSSSSRKSYALDAENVYTNMNEDYLDAYLLEQAGHSCKKNLISAERVHLVCVFDSDSFPPQWRKRRKSWNLDIVEFPNSTEFRPSGTSKWSGIVRLATAVGFDVKDIVTVGDGLNDMDMIQNASLGIAVGGAKPELKAVADFITQDIDEGGIFSAFCDLGLI; translated from the coding sequence ATGAAAAGTAAGCTCGTTTTTTTTGACATCGATGGGACGTTAGTCAGCTATGCGGGCAAATCCCACGTTCCGGAGCCCACGGTGGAAGCATTGAAGCGCCTCGCCCAAAAAGGCCACGTGCCGGCTGTAGCTACGGGGCGTAACTTGGCCTTGACCCGTAAGACGGCGTCGTCACTGGGAATCGACTCTTTGGTGTGCTGCAACGGAGCGCAGGGGATCCGAAAGGGAGAGTCGCTTTACGAGGTATTCCTCAGTGAGGATTTTACGCAAAATTTCCGATCAGAATTTTCGTCTTCTTCTCGCAAGTCCTATGCTCTCGACGCGGAGAATGTCTACACGAACATGAACGAGGATTACCTCGACGCCTACCTCCTCGAACAAGCGGGACACAGTTGCAAAAAAAATCTGATCTCTGCGGAGCGGGTTCACTTGGTCTGCGTTTTTGATTCCGATTCCTTTCCTCCTCAGTGGCGGAAGAGGCGGAAGAGTTGGAATCTGGACATTGTCGAGTTTCCAAATTCAACGGAGTTTCGCCCTTCTGGAACCTCCAAGTGGAGCGGCATCGTGAGGCTTGCGACGGCGGTGGGTTTTGACGTGAAGGACATTGTGACGGTGGGAGATGGCTTGAACGACATGGATATGATACAAAACGCTTCACTGGGCATCGCGGTCGGAGGCGCCAAACCGGAGTTAAAGGCTGTCGCGGACTTCATAACCCAAGATATCGACGAGGGAGGAATCTTTTCGGCTTTTTGTGATTTAGGTTTGATCTAA
- a CDS encoding ABC transporter permease, whose protein sequence is MTKRQMYMKMLFSSLLRRRSRMTVALLAVAIGATVLLGMTTITYDIPRQMEREFRSYGANMVFVASGGEAMLRLTDVEKAVALLPRESLIGVAPYRYEAVRSNMQPYTAVGTDFAQVKKTSPYWNIEGAWPEGENEILIGTDVAEFTRLAPGDTMALSGRDARQRRFNREMTISGIVRTGSIEDGFLFMHLDTMERLTGKEGEAEVAEVSVAGSEVELSAMAARVREQVPTVAPRLVKRVTQSEASVLSKLQTLVYLVTLVVLVLTMICVATTMMTVVMERRKEIGLKKAIGAENWSIVAEFLGEGLFLGILGGLLGVVFGWMFAQTISINVFGRSISFSFALAPATVLASMAVTALACLVPVRRATDVEPALVLRGE, encoded by the coding sequence ATGACAAAACGTCAGATGTACATGAAAATGTTGTTCAGTTCTCTTTTGCGCCGCCGGTCGCGCATGACGGTGGCGCTTTTGGCAGTAGCGATAGGAGCCACGGTGCTTCTAGGAATGACGACGATCACCTACGACATTCCGCGCCAGATGGAGCGGGAGTTTCGCTCCTACGGGGCTAACATGGTCTTCGTCGCTTCGGGAGGGGAAGCTATGCTACGGCTGACGGATGTCGAAAAGGCCGTCGCTCTTCTACCACGAGAAAGTCTCATAGGTGTCGCGCCTTATCGGTACGAGGCGGTGCGCAGCAACATGCAGCCCTATACGGCCGTGGGAACGGATTTCGCGCAGGTGAAAAAGACGAGTCCTTACTGGAACATCGAAGGGGCGTGGCCCGAAGGCGAAAACGAGATCCTTATCGGAACGGACGTGGCGGAGTTCACACGTCTCGCGCCGGGCGATACGATGGCCCTATCCGGCCGCGACGCCAGGCAGAGGCGCTTCAACCGCGAGATGACCATCAGTGGGATCGTCCGCACGGGCAGCATAGAGGACGGCTTTCTCTTTATGCACCTGGATACCATGGAACGCCTGACAGGCAAGGAGGGCGAGGCGGAGGTGGCGGAAGTGAGCGTCGCGGGCAGCGAGGTGGAGCTCTCAGCGATGGCGGCCCGGGTTCGGGAGCAAGTCCCCACGGTGGCGCCACGGCTGGTGAAGCGCGTTACTCAGTCCGAGGCCTCCGTTTTGTCGAAACTTCAGACGTTGGTGTACTTGGTGACACTGGTGGTGTTGGTGCTGACGATGATCTGTGTCGCCACCACCATGATGACGGTGGTCATGGAGAGGCGCAAGGAAATTGGCCTTAAGAAGGCCATCGGAGCGGAGAACTGGAGTATCGTTGCGGAATTTCTGGGAGAGGGGCTTTTCCTAGGGATTCTAGGAGGGTTGCTGGGAGTCGTGTTTGGATGGATGTTTGCCCAGACGATCAGCATAAACGTTTTTGGCCGTTCGATTTCCTTCAGCTTTGCCTTGGCGCCCGCTACCGTGTTGGCGTCGATGGCCGTAACGGCGTTGGCGTGTCTGGTGCCCGTCCGACGCGCTACCGACGTAGAGCCGGCCTTGGTTCTGCGCGGAGAATAG
- a CDS encoding bifunctional adenosylcobinamide kinase/adenosylcobinamide-phosphate guanylyltransferase, translated as MHLIIGGKYMGKLKYAQSLYGEDVSIRDFSVAKPEEIFDARVVTNLQDGTRRMLQKGMSVQKFFEVNLHRLEDKILIGDEIGSGIVPIDPFERLWRDETGFLYQALAARACRVDRVWAGFPYRLK; from the coding sequence ATGCATCTGATCATTGGAGGTAAATACATGGGAAAACTGAAATATGCCCAAAGTCTCTATGGCGAAGACGTTTCTATCCGCGATTTCTCCGTCGCGAAGCCGGAGGAAATTTTCGACGCTCGCGTCGTGACGAATCTCCAGGACGGAACGCGCCGTATGCTCCAAAAGGGGATGTCCGTCCAGAAGTTCTTTGAAGTCAACCTACATCGCCTAGAGGACAAAATTTTAATTGGTGACGAAATCGGAAGCGGGATCGTGCCTATTGATCCCTTTGAACGGCTTTGGCGTGACGAGACGGGCTTTCTCTACCAGGCCTTGGCCGCGCGAGCCTGCCGGGTGGATCGGGTGTGGGCCGGCTTTCCCTACCGTCTCAAATAA
- a CDS encoding methyl-accepting chemotaxis protein: MWKNFKLSFKLLLGFGLLLVIFVASIVISWSNMAEVREDSDFLSTQIVPVVVMNSELEREAYELFLAVRQMQFLEDADSMTAVRAAITTTGKKLDEIGTYRSSHANLQTPAYVIDNVLPVFKDYVKDTEKNMDFITKKNEAYNEMLEGMRILSTSAQRTKDIISEVMLEEIKNGDTAGIMRRLDLMHVGEEIASISSNLWVSMMLAMDAGDVTKMRSTFDMFEPFEKNMRVLDQYTNTDEKTQLVARMRAAIRTYATNMEAYIELYKQLQDINIERLSLFNQFNTASSKATTMAQDRIRSLSRAAVASLSDAIFLMNSCTGLAMILGILIAIFISRSISKPLNTIVQLAKRVGDGDMTVEYKEFGYEGKDELGTLSLALSQMITDQEKAMQQILSVAVKLSDEAVDLSAISQETDASMMEVKSSIEQVASLSEANGAALEECNAGVEEMSAGADTVAQSSTDSAAFLSQTTGASQKAIQTVSGVISGMHNVDKNAKESENKIRQLVSSVDNVSSFVSVITGIADQTNLLALNAAIEAARAGEVGRGFAVVAEEVRKLAEESARAAQNVNGIIVELQNGAHESIKATIEAGRVLGDTLVQAEQAQGELDSALRQINKANDSIQNIAAVAEEQAASSKEVATAIDNATQSTMEVVEAISHIRHASEDTAQAAQGIAKQSESLSSYAHDLSNILSKFKLDVAAPVVKVTKSLKPQKKAILKTS, translated from the coding sequence ATGTGGAAAAATTTCAAACTTAGTTTCAAACTTTTGTTGGGATTCGGCTTGCTCTTGGTGATATTCGTTGCGTCAATAGTCATATCCTGGAGCAATATGGCGGAAGTTCGTGAGGATAGTGATTTCCTGTCTACTCAAATTGTTCCGGTAGTTGTGATGAATAGTGAGTTGGAGCGCGAAGCCTACGAGCTCTTTTTGGCGGTGCGCCAGATGCAATTCCTTGAAGACGCGGATTCGATGACGGCGGTAAGGGCGGCGATCACTACTACAGGGAAAAAACTAGACGAAATCGGTACTTATCGTTCTTCTCACGCTAATCTTCAAACTCCGGCATATGTTATAGACAATGTTCTCCCTGTATTTAAAGATTACGTGAAAGACACCGAAAAAAACATGGATTTCATAACAAAGAAGAATGAGGCTTATAACGAGATGCTGGAGGGTATGAGGATACTATCCACCTCTGCTCAACGGACTAAAGACATAATATCTGAAGTTATGCTTGAAGAGATTAAAAACGGCGATACGGCTGGAATAATGCGAAGATTGGATTTGATGCATGTAGGTGAGGAGATCGCCTCTATCTCCTCGAATCTATGGGTGTCTATGATGTTGGCCATGGACGCCGGCGACGTCACAAAGATGCGCTCGACTTTCGATATGTTCGAACCTTTTGAAAAGAATATGCGAGTTCTGGATCAGTACACCAATACGGACGAGAAGACACAGTTGGTGGCGCGAATGCGTGCGGCGATTCGGACTTATGCGACCAACATGGAGGCGTATATTGAACTCTACAAGCAATTGCAAGACATTAACATCGAACGCCTCTCCCTTTTCAATCAATTCAATACGGCTTCCTCGAAAGCCACCACAATGGCTCAGGATCGAATCAGAAGCCTATCGAGGGCGGCCGTCGCTAGCCTGAGTGACGCTATCTTTCTTATGAACTCCTGCACGGGCCTCGCCATGATTTTAGGGATATTAATCGCGATCTTCATCTCCCGTAGCATCTCGAAGCCGTTGAACACGATTGTCCAACTCGCCAAACGCGTCGGAGACGGTGACATGACTGTTGAGTACAAAGAATTTGGTTATGAGGGTAAGGATGAATTGGGTACGCTCTCCCTGGCTCTGTCCCAAATGATCACAGATCAAGAAAAGGCCATGCAGCAAATTCTTTCTGTGGCGGTAAAACTTTCAGATGAAGCAGTCGACCTTTCCGCCATTTCTCAGGAAACGGACGCCTCGATGATGGAAGTTAAGTCATCCATCGAACAAGTTGCTTCTTTGAGCGAGGCCAATGGTGCCGCTCTCGAAGAATGTAATGCTGGTGTTGAGGAGATGAGCGCAGGAGCGGATACCGTGGCTCAGTCGTCCACCGACAGCGCCGCTTTCCTTTCTCAGACCACGGGGGCTTCTCAAAAAGCTATTCAGACGGTGAGCGGCGTCATTTCGGGTATGCATAACGTGGATAAAAACGCCAAGGAAAGTGAAAACAAAATACGTCAGTTGGTTTCGTCTGTGGATAACGTCAGCAGTTTTGTATCGGTCATCACGGGGATCGCGGATCAGACGAACCTCCTTGCCCTCAACGCGGCCATTGAGGCGGCGCGCGCCGGAGAGGTCGGGCGCGGGTTTGCTGTGGTCGCTGAAGAGGTTCGCAAGTTGGCAGAAGAGTCCGCTCGCGCGGCTCAAAACGTAAATGGAATCATCGTCGAGCTTCAGAATGGCGCGCACGAAAGTATCAAGGCCACGATCGAGGCGGGGCGTGTGCTAGGGGATACCCTCGTCCAGGCGGAACAGGCGCAGGGAGAGCTGGATAGCGCTTTGCGGCAAATCAACAAAGCCAATGATTCCATACAGAATATCGCCGCTGTCGCGGAAGAACAGGCGGCTTCTTCCAAGGAAGTGGCAACGGCCATCGACAACGCAACCCAATCGACGATGGAGGTTGTCGAGGCGATCAGCCATATTCGTCACGCGTCGGAGGATACGGCACAGGCCGCGCAGGGTATCGCGAAGCAGTCCGAGTCTTTGAGCTCGTATGCTCATGACCTGTCAAATATCTTGTCCAAATTCAAGCTAGATGTCGCTGCTCCTGTTGTTAAAGTGACAAAAAGTTTGAAGCCTCAAAAAAAAGCAATATTGAAGACGTCCTAA
- a CDS encoding bifunctional adenosylcobinamide kinase/adenosylcobinamide-phosphate guanylyltransferase has translation MMFVFISGAARSGKSTWAEKYALSLSHAEQMDTPRVYLATARILDQEMKERVLRHQATRQEKGFETWEQDVDISRILPRLVQCVPAATLLLECLGTLLANEMFGRETTIKTRKTRKTIASRGREKANVLVEKIYGEILSLKANTANLLVVSNDVFMDGSTYDEETENYRRALGALHVKLARESQLAVECVCGQATTIYRKTPA, from the coding sequence ATGATGTTCGTGTTCATTTCCGGGGCGGCGCGTAGCGGCAAAAGCACCTGGGCCGAAAAGTACGCGCTCTCGCTTTCCCACGCGGAACAAATGGATACTCCACGGGTGTATCTCGCCACAGCTCGCATTCTCGACCAAGAGATGAAGGAGCGTGTTCTGCGTCACCAGGCGACGCGTCAGGAGAAGGGATTCGAGACCTGGGAACAGGATGTGGATATTTCGAGGATCCTTCCTCGGCTTGTCCAGTGCGTTCCCGCCGCGACTCTTTTGCTGGAGTGTCTAGGAACACTGTTGGCGAACGAAATGTTCGGTCGAGAAACAACAATAAAAACAAGAAAAACAAGAAAAACGATAGCCTCCCGTGGAAGAGAAAAAGCGAACGTCCTGGTGGAAAAAATCTATGGAGAAATCCTGAGTTTGAAGGCCAATACGGCAAACCTGCTGGTGGTCTCCAACGATGTTTTCATGGACGGCTCGACCTACGACGAAGAAACGGAAAACTATCGGCGAGCCTTGGGAGCGCTTCACGTAAAACTGGCTCGCGAATCCCAACTGGCCGTGGAATGCGTCTGTGGGCAGGCGACGACAATTTACCGAAAAACACCCGCCTGA
- a CDS encoding ABC transporter ATP-binding protein: MNILELKNISMIYGAGGQVKALQNIDLTVAQGEWLAIMGPSGSGKTTMMNIIGCMDKPTSGTVILDNQDVTRLSPRALTTIRRDKIGLIFQQFHLISYLTALENVMVAQYYHSMIDESEAMQALERVGLKDRAKHLPRQLSGGEQQRVCIARALINYPRLILADEPTGNLDEDNEMIVLDLLSRLHGEGSTIIVVTHDPEVAEHAEKTIVLEHGRIVKVERHTSI; the protein is encoded by the coding sequence ATGAACATACTAGAACTCAAGAACATCTCCATGATTTATGGAGCGGGAGGGCAGGTCAAGGCGCTCCAAAACATCGATCTGACGGTGGCCCAAGGTGAATGGCTGGCGATCATGGGGCCGTCCGGGTCGGGGAAGACTACGATGATGAACATCATCGGCTGCATGGACAAACCCACCAGTGGCACGGTGATCCTGGACAATCAAGATGTCACGAGGCTTTCTCCTCGTGCCCTCACCACCATACGGCGTGACAAGATAGGGTTGATCTTTCAGCAGTTTCACCTGATCTCCTATCTGACGGCTCTGGAAAACGTCATGGTCGCTCAGTATTACCACAGCATGATCGACGAATCCGAGGCCATGCAAGCCCTGGAACGGGTGGGGCTGAAGGATCGCGCGAAGCATCTTCCCCGCCAGCTTTCGGGCGGCGAACAGCAACGCGTCTGCATCGCCCGCGCTTTGATCAACTATCCGAGGCTGATTCTGGCGGACGAACCCACGGGTAACTTAGACGAGGACAATGAGATGATCGTATTGGACCTCCTGAGCCGGCTTCACGGGGAGGGCAGCACGATCATCGTCGTTACCCATGATCCCGAGGTGGCGGAACACGCGGAAAAGACCATCGTGTTGGAACACGGCAGGATCGTCAAAGTAGAGCGGCATACTTCAATTTAA
- a CDS encoding thioredoxin family protein, which produces MSLWNIIFLFALFTFLVVFPVVFPRRAQAEELQLPSLKVLSTPSCPACAQMYRVVDEINGKYAGKLSTEKIDLYERRDIAEKYKVRYVPHLLFMDASGNVLKEGIGYMPLDEVLKNFKEVGIDIES; this is translated from the coding sequence ATGTCGTTGTGGAATATAATTTTTTTGTTCGCGCTTTTTACTTTCCTGGTCGTTTTCCCAGTTGTTTTCCCAAGGCGAGCGCAGGCGGAGGAGCTTCAGCTTCCGTCACTCAAGGTTCTTTCGACGCCTTCTTGCCCCGCTTGCGCTCAGATGTACAGGGTCGTGGACGAGATCAACGGTAAGTACGCGGGCAAACTCTCCACGGAAAAAATCGACCTTTACGAGCGCCGCGATATAGCGGAAAAATACAAGGTGCGCTACGTCCCCCATCTGCTTTTTATGGACGCTTCCGGTAATGTGCTCAAGGAAGGAATCGGCTATATGCCCCTCGACGAGGTTCTGAAAAACTTCAAGGAAGTAGGGATCGACATAGAATCCTGA